In Camelina sativa cultivar DH55 chromosome 17, Cs, whole genome shotgun sequence, the genomic stretch ctgagagaactccagagttaagcgtgcttgagctgcaGTAGTTTCAATATGGGTGACTtttcgggaagtgattgtcagaactatgcgagtgaggacaaaacacagggaaagatcatatAGTGATTTGttgggtcggtaaacaagtctttaaagcctcccggatgTAACAAATTGACCGTCGAATATGGGTGAGCCAGGAGTAGACGTGGCGCCCATTGAGGAAGGTGACCCATGGACtaggagtggacatggggcTCATTAAGAAAGGTGGCAGTCGGGGCGTTCCAAATTAAGACAAATGCTACATCATGGTTTGTCAAAAACACTTCCAcgaataaatgaaaaaattaatattagttactatcaaaagattttgtgacgttagaaaatggtctttagtttcattggttgtcggagcaagccattttgagatagctaaaagacgtgaacatgttctctctacacatgaggagggcagagccgagtttctctctatggtggaggaggttggacgcaaggttatctccccaaaaGATGAAGGTGGATGAGGTTGGATGCAAGATTATCTAGGGGAAGAAGGTGGAGCCAATGtgcaataaattttaatatatttttgttaatttaatttcatttacaaaactttaaacccgcataTCCGATGGTTCCTTATCTAGTAGACAAGATAAAGCATGGTTTACTATTTAGcaggaaaaggaaaaagttacaattccctttttttttttttttttattaaaaagttttaacaGTTTTTACAAGAAAGTAAAGTTTCCCAATACCGGTTAAGAGTCATTCTCGAACATTTTCGATGgagttcaaaaatatattaacctTTTTCAgtaaaaagggggaaaaaacaaaaagaattatacTGTTTGTACCACTTCAAAGCTCAAACTAATAATGGACTACTCCACAAGCTCAAAGACGAAGCGTACCAATTTCTCAAATGCATTGTTGTTGGCTATGATTAGATTTGTATGTTCTAGTTTGGTAAAGGGACTACCAATTCGGTCTTTTGTTagcatttttttggtaattttttggTCCGCGTGCTCTCGCTTGAGCAAAAGCTGTTCCAAATAGCCAAACCAGCAAATCATGGATTATATATGGTCTTTCCCTAGGGAGCGCGTGTTCTCCTCAGGCGAAGAACTTCAAATTTACATCACCGGACAAGATTGCCAGCATCTTCACAAGGACTTGATACTTTCTTATGGAAATCAGGCAATGACACTTCCACACTGTAACTCCAACAACACTTGACAGCTCCTTCGTGATCCTCCCTACAGTTCGTTGAATTATATGATACTAGGAATAGGCTCGCGCGATGCGCGagatatatttcatttttttaattataatatatattaaatttagaaatatatttttgaaatagactttttaagaaaagtttatttttaaaatgtttaatatgtgtTCCTTTAGATGTATGATtcttaaacaaaacatattagaaatatttttgattaaaataattaaatccttcaaagttttgttcttttggattttattgtttAGTGATAATTTATTAGGTTCTTAGAGGATCTCCAGTcccactctattttaaagtcaatactTTATTATAGAGTAATATTTGCTTCAGCTCTATTCTATATCTTACTCTAAAGTAGAGTAAATGGTAGGcttacactaactctattttaaactcaaaaatgGAATGATACATTGAAAAATAACTATGTTCTAtcttagagtaaaaaatagaatatatattggagatagtCTTACCACAAATGAATGTGTAGAGACCATATATAAGAcattcaaaatgaaaatttagtaTTGAAAATACTTTACAAATATTACCAGATACATCTCATCTTTCCCTACATCTTTTCGAAAGCTTTAATATATGGATGCGATCAAAACTTATATGATGATTTGCTAGATCTCTATAACCAGAAAATTATTGTGAAACTCAGTAatcatgaaaataaataaataaaaattacgtTTTAGTCTCAATCGTAAAGAAAACCTATTGATAAATATTGATCTTTTTGCttttacaactatatatattctagtttatcaatcttaatatttgattttctttttaactccACAATATGTTGCTATAGTTTGATTATCTTCAATTAGCCTCCTAACAAATTGCTTTTGAATTAGAAACCCTATATGAATGTTGAAAATGTGTtatacttttatgatgatgggTTATTTCTCGGTCCTTAACTATATTCTTATCCATTATGTTCTTTCAATTCTCAAAAAGTGAACTCTCCAACCAATCGATAAACTAAACTTCTGAAACCTGAATTTTCTATTATACtaatgagattatgaatctaGCCAATATGTTTTACATAGAGGAATTACCAATGATTATTTTGAATGATTAATAAGTGTATTCCCGATTTACCATATGCTCTAGTGTTTACTCTCTAATCTCTTAATTACccttaatataatttttttggaataatgcaTATTAAATATGGCTCATGTTATTAAACTTTTTGAAATATCTTAGACTATATCTCgcattaaattatgaataaaattcatgaaaaagtgtgtttcaaatttaatacttttttagATTCGAGATATTATCTCTATTtgctaatcatttaaaaataaatagtataattacctttaaattaaatttggaaactattgttttctgttatttcaCGGGGTGATTAAGCAATTATATTATGATAccattatgttattttattttcttttagtacatACATTTTACAAATTGTCAACCAGtaacttatagaatattaaatacaataattttatatgagtttgtctttaatacaatatatgtgattattgaatacaatgtaatttttaaaatatattagaacatattctgtatttttaaattagtctatcataaattaatttggtttcagtttttactttaaagtataaaaacatttttggttttagttggtttgatcaatagttttatttttaggttatatgatatatgctttcattaggaaatatattatatgtttaaacaTAAAGTTGgtagaaacatatttttaagcatatattatatgtttaaactGAAAGTTGatagaaacatatttttgtaacaatgttaaaaaaaaacttttaagcaaactatacacaatataaaacaaaaatgaagtatattaaaaaaattaattttaaattagtaagaaagacatgtgtcacaaatatAGAGCGCCAAGTGTCGCATTGGCAGataaagttagaaaaaaccttctcatactTTATATAAGATGGTTCAAGAAGGCAAAACCACGGTTCAATTTATTCAGTTCAATTTTCTCAATATATATCCtaaaagaagaacaataaaCAAGCATACAGTAATGATGGTGGGTAACTTGATATGAAACTTGATATGAACCAGCCGtgcttgctctgtttctggaTTGAAAGCTAAAATGCTTCCGTCATTTCTGAGCCAGTGAAGAGATCCGTCCAAGTAAAGCGGTTTCTTATCCGCCATTAGTTTGCTTGCGCTGCAAGTAATAGTTGTCTTCGACAGTCTCCAACAAGAAGCCCCTGTGCTGATCTCGAACTGATACACTGTTTCGTCAGGATTCGAAGCGGCCTTAGTATCTTCTTTTATGATAACAACTTTGAATCTCTGAGTTGTTTGGTCAATTTGATCAACCGCAAACCCGATGCGGTTCAGTTCCTTCGATCCGAGAATAAAGCTTACATCTTCCCTTCTGTCAGCACGAGAAAGAAACTTCGATTTAGAGTGATCAAGGAATCGATACCTCTTTGTGAGCGGGTTGATGACACAGAGACCATCCATTAAGAGTAGGAGGAGGCCAGAACAAATTGAGAGAACCCGAGTCTTGACATCTAAGGGATCTTGGTTGCGGAATAACATAGAACCGCGAAAAGGGTAGCAGAAGAGGAGGGTTGAGCCAATGCTAGAGATGTGAAGCAAACCGGTTCCGACACGAGACATGTATTCGGATCTGAAGATATCATCGGATATGTAAGAGTTGATATATCGACCCGTGCATTGCATCATTGCCAGAGATTTCGGATCCAATCTGAAGAGAATCTGGTCGAGGAGATTATAAGGTAAGGCCTCCATGGTCGAATTCTATAGGgaggacacaaaaaaaaaatgagtgagTGCAAGAAATCAGGGTTTTTGATtacttaatttgtttgtttcgaaaaaaaatgaaatatttatgattttttttttccttttttaacaaaatgagTCAATGACATGTATAAGTgagggttattggtttaagatttgaatagagttttaaagattttaaatgttatgtagaatctgttgttattagatcaagattttgttaaactctgttaaagtttagtattattagtttgtgatttgtaaaaagtcatttaaaatcttaacaaatcttggttattggattcagacttttataaagtctttaaaagttttgtgttattcaattaaaacaaaagaatctagaattgttaatgagttcaattattatgttattggttcatgattttagacactttctttacaaaataaagtcatggaaagtatcataaaaatacaggaattgtttggaagactttactagattttaaaaaactaatcaacaaaactctctaacaATCTTAaccaatctttcacttattcatttttaatgattttgttgaactcttcaaaaatcttcataaatctcaaaccaataccacctCCTTTTCTGACTACAAAACCGGAAAGGCCTACgttcattcattaacattttcaaactttgtttttgtcaaacattttcAAACTTAAAAGTATACTCAGAATTTATATAAATTCTTGGAATTCAAATAGATTAGATATTgtaataaagttataaaaaccGGTATCCATATAAAAATCATTGGAAACTAACCAGCTAGTTCTGTGCTTACTAAAAAGTTCAAAAGATCAAAGactattttaaacttttcaaaaaaaatatgcttAGATAAGAAGGATCATTAAATATGTATTAATAACCCAAAGATTCAAGTGAAGGTCTTAAGGAAGTAGAGTAAAGTGTCTGTAGACGATGCTACAATTCAACTAATTATGTGTGATGTATTTTtaagtatatagagattatCAACACAGTACAATTTCTCTAGATTTTAATTAGCAACTTTTGTTTCACtaattgttttttgttcatttgatATAGTTGGACAAGATTGAAACAACGATTACTGAAGATCTGTTCGAAACTTTCAGATAATCAAATTGATGAAAATGATTGGaaaatattttcaagtttttatgtcTGTTACAATGATAGACGTCTTAAGCACACTGATTGTGATTACATGATCATGTTCACCAATGAAACTATCGTTGAGAATTCAGCAGTGATTTCCAATAATCACTTTTTGATTTCAAAAGGCTTGATAGAGTTAGGATATCATGCTATGAGAATTCTCCCATTAGGTAATTAGTTTTTATACATAATCGTTTTTGTacattcttatattttattcacTTTGTGTAATTAATaatctaataaaaatatttattttttaatcagcCATAATGGGTGAAGTCGTGAATGTCGAACCTCTCATTCATGTACATGATCCAAATGTGGAGGTTTCACAAGAGATGATTAGGATCTTGAGGTTTTCTCTGAGAGATTTGAGGTTTGTTAACATTCCCACTGAATTTGCgaatatatatttcaagatGTGCTTAAATTAATTACATACTGAAGGCATGTTTTGTGTAAACTATAGTGGTCTTCATATACAGTGTATGACATATAATGACTTGGCTGATTTCTTTACCAACAATTGGTTCGCAACAGGATGCTATCATGTTGTTGCAGTTCTGCAGTTTTGGCATGTCAAATACCAAAGTGGAGGTATTTTAATATAACTTTATGATTAATGTTATGGTACATTAGTATTTAGAGGAATATTTTATGGTAAATCAGCCGAATGTTTATAATACAAGTTCTATCGTTATAGCACATTAGTATTTAGAGGTATATTTGATGGTAAACGCCGAATGTTTATAAAACCATTGTaatcttttaagttttatatacatattattttaatatgtgaAAGAATGGAATTGTATTCTACACCATGGGTTTCAGAGATTCATTTTGATCCACCAGTTGCAAAGGTCGGAGATTTGAAGAGGTGGTAACACCTATAATTtcattattgatatatatgacaaaaaaaaatgaaagaaaaactgACTAACGTTGTCCAAAACTATTATGCATGCTTGAGTACAACCAAGGTTCTAAAGATGGCGGAAGTGATTAAGAGAAGTTTAGTTTTTAACATTCAATAAGACACATTGTGTGTCCTCCTGTTTAAGTTTTAAGATTTGAaggtttaagtttttatttcaAGATTTTAGTTTGCATTTCAAGGTTTGTGTTGTGagagatattttgttttatttgaagtGATTTATGGATTTCAGATTTCTTCTGTTTAAAGTTAATTTACTTTAAGAACACTAACCTAATAAACATGCTTATGAAcacaaacaagaacacaactGAATTAACCATAAACAATAAGAAAAGTGACTCGAATATAGATTACAACTTACGTTTTTGATAGCAGTAGGTTGCATATATCCACGTTAGTAGTCAAAGCACCAAAAAGACATATTATTTTCTGCAAATGTATACATGTTTAAAAGGATCATATAATATGCAACCAAAAGAGACATAGTTGCGAAggtaaatttgtatatattataattatataataagagaactACGATTTAATCAAGCTGTAGGGattgaatttataatttcacAACGGTTCATAATCGTGAAAATTAAGAATCTCACAGAtttcaaattgaaaattttaaacattttaaattgaaaaaatttaaaCGATAGCTATAGATTGTAGGAACAATTAGTACTGAACaactttaaacaatttatattttattacatgGGTAAGAATCTAACTAAAGCTAATTACCGATTATGAAAATTCTATAAACTGACCTCTATCTTAAATCTCAACTGGTTTCTCTCCTAATCCAGCATCAACGGATTGCTTCACTTGCATCAATGATGTCTGATTTTTCGGAAAACAAATCAGAGATTTGAAAACTGAAAGAATTTGTTGTTATCGCAGTGAGCAGACGAAGAGATCGAGTTTCATCGTTTTTGGATTCGGcgattgaagaaaaaaatagatatatatatataaatatatatataatcatttagGGTTTTCGACTGTGTGCCGTGGACTGGGCCATTTACATTGGATCTTAGTCGATATTAATTGTAGTGTATTCTCTAACTTGATAATTTGCTTAATGGATTGTGGATGGGCCATTAAAAGTTATTTGGGATCACAAAGAAAGCATATAATTATTCACTTTTACATTACATTGCTAATTTAATTAATAGGGATGTTCTACTTTGGGTAAAAAATTTGGTTATGATGACAATAATACTAATTAACCCCTTACACTTAATTACATTACATGCtaattctaaattatatatagtcCAACATATGTACTTTATctctatgttttaaaaataaaccaattaatattataatatgattCAAATTACactatattatttaaaatcCCAAATTGTTGTAATCATAtaactcaaaacaaaatattattccCCCGCACCACCAGCGTAGGTCATTATCTAGTTAAACATGTATTGCTATAccagagagaaataaaaatatacagtatatataatttgtcgCTAAATAACTATTGTATAACCTcttcattaaccaaaaaaattagtatgTTGATCACCTTGATACGAAATTTGTCTAGTTaactcttatcttttgtttattccCTCCACGTCTGTGAAACTTGAAAGAAGACTCAATccatcatcatattcatattcaaGCTTGTTAGCTAGCCTTTCCAACTATAGTTACTTTGCGcacttaaataaaattaaaacacacaaattaaaaattagtacaaaagacaaaggaaaacataactcttaatttttttaatttttttcgtcttttttatcaatcatcacttgaactctttaaaaaaaaaaaaaaaaaaaaaaaaaaaaaaaaaaaaaaaaaaaaaaaaaaaaaaaaaaaaaaaaaaaaaaaaaaaaaaaaNNNNNNNNNNNNNNNNNNNNNNNNNNNNNNNNNNNNNNNNNNNNNNNNNNNNNNNNNNNNNNNNNNNNNNNNNNNNNNNNNNNNNNNNNNNNNNNNNNNNNNNNNNNNNNNNNNNNNNNNNNNNNNNNNNNNNNNNNNNNNNNNNNNNNNNNNNNNNNNNNNNNNNNNNNNNNNNNNNNNNNNNNNNNNNNNNNNNNNNNaaaaaaaaaaaaaaaaaaaaaaaacataactcttAATTAAACTTCTATTACATCAACCAATACGAATTTTGTCTAcatgactcttcttcttttgttgattcTTCTCTTCACGTCTAGGAACTTGGAAGAAGGctcatccatcatcatcttcacttttgtttcttcttcgaTCATCAATCTTTTTCCaactctcttttcctttttcttgaagAGACTCTGAGCATATGGTGAGATTCCACTAATCAGGCTCATTATTTTGCTCATAGAGGAGATGTGTTTATCATCATTATTAACATCAACCATCGCCACGTCGACGTCCATGGACAAAGACGGTTTGGACTGATTAGTCTCTCGTTTACCCTCGTACCACCGTGGAATCCAACCCATAACTCTCCACTTGTTAGCTCTCAAGTGGTACCCATCAACCGTTCCCTCGTCGTAACACTTTTTCCTAAATACAGATTTGAAATACGGATCATCCGATATATGCGTCTTGATAGATCGATCCGTGCATTGCATCATCGCAAGAGATTTGGGGTCGAGTTTGCAGAGAATCTCTTCAAGGAGGTGAAAAGGTAAGCTATCCATGGTTGTTGCTTCTGATCACGTTTCATTGCGTATATATTTTATAGACGTATACTTGTTTGGAAAGATATTCCCAATTACAggttaaagaaaaggaaaaatttctAATGGGCTAATGGAAACTAGCtattactattttctttttcccataggctttaaaacttttttatttttttatctttaaatatattaacaaaacaaaatttcaatcaatattggattaaaagtttattttattaacaaaagtttgaatatataaacaagAACCGAGAATATTAAACAATTTCTGTAAGCGCTCAGTGTTGTTGAATGACCTAGAATTTCCAAAAGTGTGGAAACAGAGTAAATTGGAGGCATATTTGGAGACGTGAAGCAAACTGGATCCGATACGGGAATAGTATTCACTTTTTAAATTTGGGTCCTCTGATATATGcgatttgatggatttgtttGTACATCGCATCTTCACCAAGGATTTGGGATCTAATTTGAAGAGAATCTCGTCAAGGAGATGCAAAGGTAATCTCCTCACGATTTAGGGCTTTTTTAAAGTGTAAAtttaacatatgttttttttttcctttcaagtGTGTTATGtgcaagttatatatatactaacacactagattttaacccgcggtatactgcatgtatatgtttttattttattttttatattgtatttatttgttaaatattggatgttttgtaaatagaagaATAACCAAATTTTCCGGCCGTTTGTGCGGCtaaatttttctattaattttttaacccgtaatatacttaatgaccatttgtttgtcatatttagtttattttgtttagcgtttgagattctattttgatttttaattattataacaaaaaataagaaatctaaatacataataagtcatttatacgctataattaagtcacatttttattaatgatttaaatattttacacaatcttagttaaatcaacttgattttatatgccaaatattctaatattaatagtgttgacaaataataaaatgaggatttaatccatattagcacaaatttaatgatattttattaattccaacatgtccttttTATAACTCATAAGATaaataaccatattatatagtattttttatattttattttacatattgtaatattttaaaattttaataagtttatatcgatattaataataatatttaaataaatatgaatcgatgttcttcttacgttaagaatcaaatctcacagattttggaaaataaaatgagaatcaaattgttgttttctttgttgcaaaggattcaaacatagaatatcttcaaaacataatagaaagtgtggttaaatatatcatagtttctgtttccatattgattaatgtaattttttagttggaatggaatgtaaaatatttaggaaacaaaatctaaagtaattctatttttggaaaaattttagggattaactttgtaaataagtacaaataaaatggtagaacccaaaatgtacttcaaaaatatatatatatatatatatatatgagtatatgactaatgttttgcatattttaaatctttatcccttatatttatacattaattaaattttaacccATGTTCTAgcatttgattaataatatttaaaatttatgctaATGTTGTTATAACCCGTTTTGAAATAAACCctgttttatgatatttttaacatttataaatctaaagattcataatattttaagttttattaagtttaacatagaaataatcattttttttttgaaatggtattaaaatataaaaaggtatatttattttatttaataatttaggtagaactaattagtttctataaatacatttcaaatttttttataacaattaaaccaaaatgtatGGCATATGCTCCTCTAACAATGACTATGTATAACAATTAGTTtctattaaaaaatgaatttaattaaatatttaatatcagTGGCATTCTCAGTAAATAGTATTGAACTTCatgttttatttcataattaactccaaaaatcttattatataaagttgggttttgaaagttagtaattaacaagattttgacatgtgtcaagttatcaatctcagattttgacatgtgtaaagttaatatttaataggagaaatttgattacagcaaaaataaaatattttatttttaaaaatattaaaaatgtgaaaagataattattaaaattacagaatttataaaaaaaatacaaaaaaattttaaataactataaggagattatgtatatatatttcataaaattcaaaattataatattatatacttttttaatttgaagttattgattctacaaaaaatagaaaatgagattaaggaaaataaacaagtaattattaattctaaattttgtaaatactcagttctatataaacatagatcgtctcatatttaaataatttattcaaaaacactgatttcaactttgtttaattggtcAATTTtctttaatgggaaggtaaatttttcttatttttttaaaccaaaattttctcatattttctcctatttcagttgggaataggtaaaattaatatgtttaccgaaaaaaaaagattaatatatgtgtctttttcctaatactgtattttaaaatttattgtaatatttcgattattttatttaatttatattttcatctttgaattatttggaattcatatattatcgttcttataattttctattgtttctttaattatgtcaaattaattttcttcaaatttctcaaccttgattggttggtcataaacccttcttttttttttttttgcaaacataaaaaataggaaaagagattaaggaaaatatacagttaattattaattctaaattttgtaaatactcacttttatataaacatatatcgtctcatatttaaataatttattcaaaaacactgtttttaactttgttttattgggaaattttctttaatgggaaggtaactttttcttatttttgtaaaccaaaattttctcctattttctcctttttccgttgggaataggtaagattaatatgttgacccaaaaaaaagattaatatatgcatcttcttttcttaatactgtattttaaaatttattgtagtatttttcgattgttttatttaatttatattttcatctttgaattatttgggattcatatattatcgtgcttataattttctattgtttcgttaattatgtcaaattagttttcttctaatttctcaaccttgattgatTGGGcataaaccttttttctttttttgcaagcataattgttaccattattcattcaatcccaaagaaGCTTATCAACCTAATGATGGATAAAATAAGCTactcaaacacaagcttacaacaaacatagatagatagattggaaaaacataaactatcgttgttgatagatctataggagctcaaagactgtgacaccctggtttgcggaaatgtttaaaagaattgatttggccacatatgtcaccaaaatgcaattatttttttggtcaatagtCCTGaaagaacttcatgatgggtgaccttcctagaagtgattgtcggaactgtgcgagtgaggatataacacagaaaaatatcatttgttgatttgtagggtcggtaaacaagtttttaaggCTTCCCAGACATAACAAA encodes the following:
- the LOC104759316 gene encoding putative F-box protein At1g20800: MDSLPFHLLEEILCKLDPKSLAMMQCTDRSIKTHISDDPYFKSVFRKKCYDEGTVDGYHLRANKWRVMGWIPRWYEGKRETNQSKPSLSMDVDVAMVDVNNDDKHISSMSKIMSLISGISPYAQSLFKKKEKRVGKRLMIEEETKVKMMMDEPSSKFLDVKRRINKRRRVM